From one Triticum urartu cultivar G1812 chromosome 3, Tu2.1, whole genome shotgun sequence genomic stretch:
- the LOC125547823 gene encoding uncharacterized protein LOC125547823, which translates to MQAWEIAHTRKDPKPGEPKYYGKKTAGRKKAYSEAYLELHPDTPDPIAAPLDDMAVVRMGPKEHGRDAVLDAVITPSISYTQLRRIDPSLSQRTSQPVTSTQSLFQEQQSAYMEYTRQETMAWHQRLYEHQVQRDSQMQQAFQDMAAGRCPQFPTAQCPPAQPVLMSFEEFVAQNAGPSPGTGGSTVGGGLRSTPETRSPTTPIHGGGGGSAAASTDDLDFGRLGGDDLRGAR; encoded by the exons atgcaggcgtgggagatcgcccatacgcggaaggaccccaagcctggcgagcccaagtactacggcaagaagaccgcagggaggaagaaggcctACTCCGAAGCGTATCTGGAGTTACATCCTGACACACCTGACCCCATTGCGGCGCCTCTGGACGACATGGCGGTGGTGAGGATGGGGCCCAAGGAGCACGGTCGGGATGCGGTTCTCGATGCTGTGATCACTCCTAGTATCTCCTACACACAGCTTCGTCGGATCGACCCGAGCCTGAGCCAGCGCACGAGCCAGCCAGTGACTAGTACACAGTCCCTCTTTCAGGAGCAACAATCT GCCTACATGGAGTACACACGCCAGGAGACCATGGCGTGGCATCAGAGGCTTTATGAACACCAAGTGCAGAGGGATAGCCAGATGCAGCAGGCTTTTCAGGATATGGCGGCCGGCAGGTGTCCTCAGTTCCCTACAGCACAATGCCCTCCAGCACAACCAGTGCTGATGAGCTTTGAGGAGTTTGTGGCACAGAACGCTGGCCCCTCGCCG GGAACAGGTGGATCTACCGTTGGCGGTGGTCTTCGCAGCACTCCGGAGACACGGAGCCCGACCACTCCGAtccacggaggcggaggcggtaGCGCTGCCGCTAGCACTGATGACCTGGACTTTGGCCGTCTTGGCGGTGACGACCTCCGCGGTGCTCGATGA
- the LOC125542602 gene encoding probable tRNA-splicing endonuclease subunit Sen2: MDMSGPRWKKGKDGKDFAALAAAQPMSSIVAKLQSSLEGSKLVATLSSRGGDAVLGVNPQEAALLNRAAFGRALENAGAEKQWFQLGAEEVFYLHHALECIMVESANKDLMSQGELWDHLCSASESFPEMYRAYSHLRSKNWVVRSGLQYGTDFVAYRHHPALVHSEFAVVVVPEGSGFGGRCGRLKVWSDLLCALRASGSVAKTLLVLTISSNVCELRSPDCLERLVVHERTITRWIAQQCREQRCKPCREEAYTEEQDHAGETVVFNYWGLVLGFAVLSSLLVYKLRFRQSS; this comes from the coding sequence ATGGACATGTCTGGTCCAAGATGGAAGAAGGGCAAAGACGGCAAGGATTTCGCAGCTCTGGCAGCAGCCCAACCCATGTCAAGCATTGTTGCCAAGCTCCAGTCTTCACTGGAAGGATCAAAGCTCGTGGCGACTTTATCTAGCAGGGGCGGGGATGCGGTTCTTGGCGTGAACCCGCAGGAAGCCGCGCTTCTgaaccgcgccgcctttggccgGGCACTGGAAAATGCCGGGGCCGAGAAACAGTGGTTCCAGCTGGGCGCTGAGGAGGTCTTCTACCTTCACCATGCTTTGGAGTGCATCATGGTCGAGTCGGCGAACAAGGATCTGATGAGCCAAGGGGAGCTGTGGGATCACTTGTGCTCCGCATCAGAGTCGTTTCCTGAGATGTACAGGGCGTACTCGCATCTCAGGTCGAAGAACTGGGTGGTGCGGTCAGGTTTGCAGTATGGTACGGATTTCGTCGCTTACCGTCATCACCCCGCGCTCGTCCACTCGGAGTTTGCTGTGGTTGTGGTTCCGGAAGGATCGGGGTTCGGCGGTAGGTGTGGCCGCCTGAAGGTGTGGTCTGATCTACTGTGCGCGCTCCGAGCTTCTGGCAGTGTGGCCAAGACGCTGCTGGTTCTGACAATCTCCAGCAATGTCTGTGAACTGAGATCCCCAGATTGTTTGGAACGGTTGGTTGTTCATGAAAGAACTATTACAAGGTGGATAGCCCAGCAGTGCCGTGAGCAGCGATGTAAACCGTGCAGAGAAGAAGCATATACGGAAGAACAAGATCACGCAGGAGAAACTGTAGTGTTCAACTATTGGGGTCTAGTACTAGGTTTCGCCGTTCTTTCTAGCCTGCTTGTATACAAGCTGAGATTCCGACAATCAAGCTAA
- the LOC125542601 gene encoding threonine--tRNA ligase, mitochondrial 1, which produces MLICLRRGLSLLRQRQPRLPPRLLLHLSAEPMGDPAVAPDAAYLEAVTQKRIRIFEEIQARQALERLNIGGDPIRVTLPDGAIKEGKKWISTPMDIASGISTGLAASCLIAQVNGVLWDMTRPLEGDCDLKLFKFDSNEGRDTFWHSSAHILGESIERVYGCKLCIGPCTTRGEGFYYDAHYKDLTLNDTHFGLIDKQAKKAVAEKQPFERIEVSRAEALEVFAENEFKVEIINELPEDKTITVYRCGPLVDLCRGPHIPNTSFVKAFACLKASASYWRGKADRESLQRVYGISFPDSKRLKEYQHMIEEAKKRDHRLLGQSQKLFFFHPLSPGSCFFLPNGAIIYNKLMDFLRKEYRERGYQEVLSPNIYNMQLWETSGHAANYKDNMFVFEIEKQEFGLKPMNCPGHCLMFGHEVRSYRELPLRMADFGVLHRNELSGALTGLTRVRRFQQDDAHIFCTESQIKDEVRSCLEFIDYVYKIFGFEYELELSTRPEKYLGDIETWNKAEQQLTEALNEFGKPWKINEADGAFYGPKIDIGVFDALKRKFQCATLQLDFQLPLRFKLTYSAEDEAKLERPVMIHRAILGSVERMFAILLEHYNGKWPLWLSPRQAIVCCVSANSLTYAKEVHAQIRAAGFHVDIDMTDRTIQKKVREAQLAQFNYILVVGAKEAESGKVSLRVRDRADLSTENIADVIARFNDEVASFQ; this is translated from the exons ATGCTTATCTGCCTCCGACGAGGCCTCTCCCTCCTCCGGCAGCGCCAGCCCCGGCTCCcgccccgcctcctcctccacctctccGCCGAGCCGATGGGCGACCCGGCCGTCGCGCCGGACGCCGCCTACCTGGAGGCGGTGACGCAGAAGCGGATCCGCATCTTCGAGGAGATCCAGGCCCGGCAGGCCCTCGAGCGCCTCAACATCGGCGGCGACCCCATCAG AGTAACTTTGCCTGATGGTGCGATAAAGGAAGGCAAGAAGTGGATATCGACCCCGATGGATATCGCCTCGGGGATATCAACTGGGCTGGCCGCTAGCTGCCTGATAGCGCAGGTGAATGGTGTGCTCTGGGACATGACGAGGCCATTGGAAGGCGACTGTGACTTGAAGCTGTTCAAGTTCGACAGCAACGAAGGGCGTGACACGTTCTGGCACTCGAGTGCTCATATTCTTGGAGAG TCTATCGAGAGGGTGTATGGCTGCAAGTTGTGCATTGGACCTTGTACTACAAGAGGAGAG GGTTTTTACTACGACGCCCACTACAAGGACTTGACACTGAATGATACACACTTTGGTCTCATTGACAAGCAAGCTAAAAAGGCTGTTGCG GAGAAGCAACCATTTGAACGCATTGAAGTCTCCAGAGCAGAAGCTCTTGAAGTTTTTGCGGAAAATGAATTTAAG GTTGAAATAATTAACGAATTGCCCGAGGACAAGACCATTACAGTATACAGATGTGGTCCTTTGGTCGACCTTTGCCGTGGCCCGCACATCCCAAATACTTCCTTTGTTAAAGCTTTCGCTTGCCTCAAG GCTTCAGCATCATACTGGAGAGGAAAAGCAGACCGTGAAAGCCTGCAGAGAGTATATGGAATCTCTTTCCCTGATTCTAAACGTCTCAAG GAATATCAACATATGATAGAGGAAGCTAAGAAACGCGATCATAGGTTATTGGGGCAGTCCCAGAAACTCTTCTTTTTCCATCCACTTAG CCCAGGTAGCTGCTTCTTCCTTCCAAATGGCGCTATAATATATAACAAATTGATGGATTTTTTGCGCAAGGAGTATAGAGAGAGAGGCTACCAAGAG GTTCTGAGtccaaatatttacaacatgcaACTTTGGGAAACCTCTGGACATGCTGCAAACTACAAGGACAACATGTTTGTTTTTGAG ATCGAGAAACAAGAATTTGGCCTTAAGCCAATGAATTGTCCTGGCCATTGCCTAATGTTTGGACACGAGGTTCGATCGTATAGAG AGTTGCCTCTCCGCATGGCTGATTTTGGAGTTCTGCACAGAAATGAACTTAGTGGTGCACTTACAGGTTTGACACGTGTCAGAAGATTCCAACAG GACGATGCCCATATTTTTTGCACGGAGAGCCAA ATCAAGGATGAAGTTCGGTCTTGCTTGGAGTTCATTGATTATGTTTATAAAATATTTGGGTTTGAATACGAGCTGGAGTTATCAACG AGACCAGAGAAGTATTTAGGTGACATTGAGACCTGGAACAAAGCAGAGCAACAACTGACAGAAGCATTGAATGAGTTTGGGAAGCCATGGAAG ATAAATGAAGCAGATGGTGCTTTCTATGGCCCGAAAATAGATATTGGTGTGTTTGATGCCCTCAAGAGGAAATTTCAGTGTGCAACTCTACAG CTCGATTTTCAGCTGCCACTTCGCTTCAAGTTGACTTATTCTGCAGAGGACGAAGCCAAGCTTGAGAGGCCTGTAATGATACACAGGGCAATACTAGGATCAGTTGAAAGGATGTTTGCCATTCTTTTGGAGCACTATAACGGTAAATGGCCGTTGTGGTTAAGCCCCCGACAAGCCATTGTTTGCTGTGTATCTGCCAATTCACTAACATATGCAAAAGAG GTTCATGCTCAGATACGTGCAGCTGGTTTTCATGTTGACATTGACATGACTGATAGAACAATTCAAAAGAAG GTGCGGGAGGCTCAGTTAGCCCAATTCAACTATATTCTAGTCGTCGGCGCAAAAGAGGCAGAGTCTGGAAAG GTCTCTCTGAGGGTAAGAGACAGGGCAGACCTATCCACAGAGAACATTGCTGACGTCATTGCACGTTTTAACGATGAAGTTGCGTCTTTCCAGTGA
- the LOC125542600 gene encoding uncharacterized protein LOC125542600, producing MWAPWRWSRSCSRRRWMAATTALASMSSITSIAISVMQSQVLHFMILIVDGVRNFMARAMFYLRCVKGNIFVDPKITLHCCNFSVEKCLDESKIGLPCYDDAKNGTICSISFKLETRNLRNSLDKY from the exons ATGTGGGCGCCGTGGAGGTGGAGTCGGAGCTGCAGCAGAAGGAGGTGGATGGCCGCGACAACAGCTTTAGCTTCGATGAGTTCCATCACCTCCATTGCTATCTCAG TCATGCAGTCGCAGGTTCTCCATTTCATGATTTTAATAGTTGACGGGGTGAGAAATTTCATGGCAAGAGCCATGTTTTATCTCAGATGTGTAAAGGGAAATATATTTGTTGACCCAAAAATCACACTACACTGTTGCAATTTCTCTGTCGAAAAG TGCCTTGACGAAAGCAAAATTGGCCTCCCGTGCTATGATGACGCGAAGAATGGGACAATTTGCTCGATCAGTTTCAAATTAGAAACAAGAAATTTGAGAAATTCATTGGATAAGTACTGA